A single window of Leptolyngbya ohadii IS1 DNA harbors:
- a CDS encoding ATP-binding cassette domain-containing protein, whose translation MTQAQPAPLSSRPVPAATEPVIRVAGLRKEYGKKSARTIAVQGIDFEVQRGEIFGLIGPDGAGKTTTFHILAGVMEATAGEVQVLGRSPRDARLGIGYLTQQFSLYLDLSLDENIRYSAGLRQVPPDRFQERRDRYLKLMNLDRFGDRLAGQLSGGMKQKLALCCALVSEPEILLLDEPTTGVDPVSRRDFWDVLATLASQGMTIVVATPYLDEAERCNRISLMYEGTIHQTGTLRQLREGLGLSRIELRTAQLADMERSLLSRIEQDSTFVDVQTFGDRLDVLVHSPEEGTTVIQQIAAQENLEISKIEPADVTLENVFVTQLRQQGAEPPFVPFPRTIRSTSRALKGSAAIETHHLYKNFGSFQAVKDVTLQVRYGEIYGLLGANGAGKTTTIKMLCGLLSASGGNISLAGETSNLRDPDLRRRIGYMSQKFTLYDDLSIVQNLEFYCGVYGVPRSQRREKIDWVLHICGLEGQEDLITGGLPGGWKQRVAFGASVMHEPEILFLDEPTSGVDPLARRQFWRLIEDFARRGTAVLVTTHYLEEAEHCNYMGFLVAGAVVAEGSPTEIKAAQPGQLIELVTNQNQATSDLLKTQMEPWRVSIFGDRLHLVLDDPDREIPQIKRWLYDYQKPDQPHIQVQSIRSIPFSLEDAFIGIVQRAETQTESHP comes from the coding sequence ATGACCCAAGCCCAACCTGCTCCTCTGTCTTCCCGTCCTGTCCCTGCTGCGACGGAACCAGTGATTCGGGTGGCAGGACTGCGGAAGGAGTATGGCAAGAAAAGCGCTAGGACAATTGCCGTTCAAGGCATTGACTTTGAGGTGCAGCGAGGCGAAATTTTTGGCTTAATTGGTCCCGATGGAGCCGGAAAGACGACCACGTTTCATATTCTGGCGGGGGTGATGGAAGCGACCGCTGGCGAGGTGCAGGTATTGGGACGCTCTCCCCGTGATGCGCGGCTGGGGATTGGCTATTTGACGCAGCAGTTTTCCCTGTATCTGGATCTAAGCCTGGATGAAAACATTCGCTACAGTGCCGGACTGCGGCAGGTTCCGCCCGATCGATTTCAGGAGCGGCGCGATCGATATCTCAAGTTAATGAATCTGGATCGGTTTGGCGATCGGCTGGCGGGGCAGTTGTCGGGCGGGATGAAGCAAAAGCTGGCGCTGTGCTGTGCGCTGGTGTCGGAGCCGGAAATTCTGCTGCTGGATGAACCGACGACGGGGGTAGATCCGGTTTCGCGGCGGGACTTCTGGGATGTGCTGGCAACGCTGGCAAGCCAGGGCATGACGATCGTAGTAGCAACGCCTTACCTGGACGAGGCGGAACGCTGTAATCGGATTTCCCTGATGTACGAGGGCACGATTCACCAGACGGGAACTCTGCGCCAGTTGCGGGAAGGACTGGGCTTATCGCGGATTGAACTGCGAACGGCTCAGCTTGCGGATATGGAACGATCGCTGTTATCGCGAATTGAGCAGGATTCTACGTTTGTAGATGTGCAGACCTTTGGCGATCGCTTGGATGTATTGGTACATTCGCCGGAAGAGGGCACGACTGTAATTCAGCAGATTGCCGCGCAGGAAAATCTAGAGATTAGCAAAATTGAACCCGCTGACGTGACACTGGAAAATGTGTTTGTAACGCAGTTGCGCCAGCAGGGAGCCGAACCGCCCTTTGTGCCGTTTCCTCGCACGATCCGATCGACCTCGCGGGCACTCAAGGGATCGGCGGCGATCGAGACGCACCATCTGTACAAAAATTTCGGCAGCTTCCAGGCAGTGAAGGACGTGACGCTGCAAGTCCGGTATGGGGAGATTTACGGATTGCTGGGGGCAAATGGAGCCGGGAAGACGACGACAATTAAGATGCTCTGCGGCTTGCTGTCTGCCAGCGGCGGCAATATCTCCCTGGCCGGGGAGACGAGCAATTTGCGCGATCCGGATCTGCGGCGGCGGATTGGCTACATGAGCCAGAAGTTTACCCTGTACGATGATCTGTCGATCGTCCAGAATCTTGAGTTCTACTGCGGCGTGTACGGTGTACCGCGATCGCAGCGGCGCGAAAAAATCGATTGGGTGCTGCACATCTGCGGTCTAGAAGGTCAGGAAGATCTGATCACAGGTGGACTGCCGGGCGGCTGGAAGCAGCGAGTCGCGTTTGGGGCTTCGGTGATGCACGAGCCGGAAATTCTGTTTCTGGATGAGCCGACTTCTGGGGTTGACCCACTGGCACGGCGGCAGTTTTGGCGGCTGATTGAGGATTTTGCCCGACGCGGCACGGCAGTTCTTGTCACCACACACTATCTGGAAGAGGCGGAACACTGTAACTATATGGGTTTCCTGGTGGCGGGTGCGGTTGTCGCAGAAGGGTCGCCCACGGAAATTAAGGCAGCTCAGCCTGGACAGTTAATTGAACTTGTCACGAATCAAAATCAGGCAACTTCCGATCTGCTCAAAACCCAGATGGAACCCTGGCGCGTCTCAATCTTCGGCGATCGGCTTCACTTAGTTTTGGATGATCCCGATCGGGAGATTCCTCAGATTAAGCGATGGCTGTACGACTATCAAAAACCAGACCAGCCCCACATTCAGGTTCAGTCAATTCGATCGATTCCTTTCTCGCTGGAAGATGCATTTATTGGGATTGTGCAGCGAGCGGAAACGCAAACGGAGTCACACCCATGA
- a CDS encoding ABC transporter permease, whose protein sequence is MITPQRIWSQCVKELAQFRRDRLTVALAFLLPLLTLFIFGYAIRLEAKNIPLTVQDLDNTPLSRSYIERLYATNQLNLVERPINQSITETIDQGKAKVGIVIPPDFSRKLKDGESVAVQVIIDGTDVNNARVIRGSIESATQYFGRISGLRQGQIAPLIDVQTRIWFNPGRKESLYIVPGTCAVILWIYPSLLSSMAMVREKEQGTILQVYASSLSAIELILGKSFAYMIVGLLEGFFIIGVSAILFDLRFAGDPTPFLIGTPIYTLVAVMFGTMIGTRVSNQNAAVQAVATIGFLTAFLLSGFIYPLSNIPFPLSLISNIVPARYYIPIIRDAFVRGTGWTGVWWAVLMLILLGLFLFNAARRNLSRMQLPD, encoded by the coding sequence ATGATCACCCCTCAAAGAATCTGGTCGCAGTGCGTTAAGGAACTCGCCCAATTCAGGCGCGATCGTCTCACCGTTGCCCTGGCATTTCTATTGCCCTTACTCACGCTATTTATCTTTGGCTATGCCATTCGTTTAGAGGCAAAAAATATTCCGCTGACGGTGCAGGATTTGGATAATACGCCGTTAAGCCGCAGCTATATTGAAAGGCTCTATGCCACAAATCAGTTAAATTTAGTCGAACGTCCGATTAATCAATCGATTACTGAAACGATCGATCAAGGAAAAGCGAAAGTAGGCATTGTCATTCCGCCGGATTTTTCGCGCAAACTCAAGGACGGTGAATCGGTTGCCGTGCAGGTAATTATTGACGGAACGGATGTGAATAATGCGCGGGTGATTCGCGGCAGCATTGAGTCCGCAACGCAGTATTTCGGGCGAATTTCGGGACTGCGACAGGGGCAAATTGCGCCATTGATCGACGTTCAAACGCGCATCTGGTTCAATCCGGGACGCAAGGAATCGCTGTACATTGTGCCGGGAACCTGTGCAGTGATTTTGTGGATCTATCCGTCGCTATTGTCCTCAATGGCAATGGTGCGCGAGAAGGAACAGGGGACGATTTTGCAGGTTTATGCTTCCAGTTTAAGCGCGATCGAACTGATTCTCGGTAAGTCATTTGCCTATATGATTGTGGGTTTACTCGAAGGCTTTTTTATTATTGGCGTGAGTGCCATTTTATTTGACCTACGATTTGCGGGCGATCCCACACCATTCCTAATCGGTACGCCGATTTATACGCTGGTTGCTGTGATGTTCGGCACAATGATTGGAACGCGGGTTTCCAACCAAAATGCAGCAGTACAGGCAGTTGCAACGATCGGCTTTCTCACAGCGTTTTTGCTGTCAGGATTCATTTATCCGCTCAGCAATATCCCCTTTCCCCTATCGCTAATTTCTAATATTGTGCCTGCTCGGTATTACATTCCTATTATTCGCGATGCTTTTGTACGAGGGACGGGGTGGACAGGCGTTTGGTGGGCGGTGCTGATGCTGATTTTGTTGGGACTCTTTTTATTTAATGCGGCGCGACGCAATTTAAGCCGGATGCAGTTGCCGGACTAG
- a CDS encoding HlyD family secretion protein, producing MAQTLPGSPEKTAPAVPEKRSRRKKFLVPIALLVTGGIAAWYFLNRPATDELQLSGRIEGYETDVGTKVPGRVEEVTVREGAQVQQGQLLARLDDEQLRAQLAGTEAQIQSAKSQAQNAQLQINVLESQIREAQLQLQQSQGDTQGRVSQAEAQVAAAQAQLEQARANVTEAEAQLELARQDRDRFTQLLQEGAATQQRFDQANANYRTAQATLSSRQAAVTAAQRQVSAAQGGLTQSQTTSLNPAINNAQIDRLNAQLAQARAQLAAAQAQVRNAEANRQQIQAQLNDLTIKSPIDGVIIDRNVEPGTVVTAGKTLLTVVDLDNVYLRGFIPAGQIGSVRVGQQANVYLDSAPDRPLAAKVIEIDSEASFTPENIYFKEDRVQQVFGVKLAIEEPGGFAKPGMPADATIVPNS from the coding sequence ATGGCACAAACACTTCCCGGTTCTCCTGAAAAGACCGCTCCAGCCGTTCCTGAGAAACGATCGCGCCGCAAGAAATTTCTAGTGCCGATCGCCCTGCTGGTGACTGGGGGAATTGCCGCCTGGTATTTTCTAAATCGTCCTGCCACAGATGAACTTCAGCTCAGTGGGCGGATTGAGGGCTACGAAACGGATGTGGGGACGAAAGTGCCGGGACGGGTAGAAGAAGTGACGGTACGGGAAGGGGCGCAGGTGCAGCAAGGGCAGCTTTTAGCCCGATTAGACGATGAGCAGCTAAGGGCACAGCTTGCCGGAACGGAGGCACAGATTCAGTCCGCCAAAAGTCAGGCGCAGAACGCCCAGCTTCAAATCAACGTGCTAGAAAGCCAGATTCGCGAGGCGCAGCTCCAGCTTCAGCAGTCCCAGGGTGATACGCAGGGGCGGGTTTCGCAGGCGGAGGCACAGGTCGCGGCAGCACAGGCTCAGCTAGAGCAGGCACGGGCAAACGTCACCGAGGCAGAGGCACAGCTTGAACTGGCTCGGCAGGATCGCGATCGCTTTACCCAACTTTTGCAGGAAGGCGCAGCAACCCAGCAGCGGTTTGATCAGGCAAACGCCAATTACCGCACGGCACAGGCAACTCTTAGCAGTCGGCAGGCAGCAGTCACAGCGGCGCAGAGACAGGTTTCAGCAGCGCAAGGGGGTTTGACCCAATCGCAAACCACATCGCTCAATCCGGCAATCAACAACGCGCAGATCGATCGCCTTAATGCTCAGTTAGCCCAGGCGAGGGCACAGTTGGCGGCAGCACAGGCACAGGTTCGCAACGCGGAAGCCAATCGGCAGCAGATTCAGGCGCAGCTCAATGATTTGACGATTAAAAGTCCGATCGATGGGGTGATTATCGATCGCAATGTGGAGCCGGGAACGGTGGTAACTGCGGGTAAGACCCTGCTAACTGTAGTGGATTTGGACAATGTGTATCTGCGGGGATTCATTCCGGCGGGGCAGATTGGCTCGGTGCGGGTGGGGCAACAGGCGAATGTGTACCTGGATTCTGCGCCCGATCGTCCTCTGGCGGCAAAGGTAATAGAGATCGATTCGGAGGCATCCTTTACGCCGGAAAACATTTACTTCAAGGAAGACCGAGTACAGCAGGTGTTTGGCGTGAAGCTGGCGATCGAAGAACCGGGCGGATTTGCCAAGCCGGGAATGCCTGCGGATGCAACGATCGTGCCAAATAGCTGA
- a CDS encoding TetR/AcrR family transcriptional regulator, which produces MKPSDSNAESAADRAADCAVESVGKSMTVQQNNGSDRETNPKQAQILQGAMQVFLEQGYAATTMDRVAAAAGVSKQTIYSYFQDKQGLFKALIERVTIDRMQHIFQTENLNGEPDRLLRHFATSFLQNMKDPEFLNLLRIIISESARFPELAALYTQTVIKKGRSLLAAYFQQHPELRITDPEATAHIFCGSLVSFLIAQELLHGKEVAPLEDDRLINALIPLFTDRST; this is translated from the coding sequence GTGAAACCGAGTGACAGTAATGCTGAAAGCGCTGCCGACCGCGCTGCCGACTGTGCTGTTGAAAGTGTCGGCAAAAGTATGACCGTGCAGCAGAACAACGGCTCTGATCGAGAAACGAATCCTAAACAGGCGCAGATTTTGCAGGGTGCGATGCAGGTCTTCCTGGAGCAGGGCTATGCTGCTACCACGATGGATCGAGTCGCGGCGGCGGCAGGCGTCTCTAAACAAACTATCTATAGTTACTTTCAGGACAAACAGGGACTCTTCAAAGCACTAATTGAGCGAGTCACGATCGATCGAATGCAGCACATTTTCCAAACCGAAAACTTAAACGGCGAACCCGATCGGCTGCTGCGCCACTTCGCCACATCTTTCCTGCAAAACATGAAAGACCCGGAATTTCTCAACCTGCTGCGAATCATCATCTCCGAATCTGCCCGCTTTCCCGAACTCGCCGCCCTCTACACCCAAACCGTGATCAAGAAGGGACGATCGCTTCTCGCTGCCTACTTCCAGCAGCACCCCGAACTCCGCATCACCGATCCCGAAGCCACCGCTCACATCTTCTGCGGTTCCCTCGTCTCCTTCCTGATTGCCCAAGAACTCCTCCACGGCAAAGAAGTTGCCCCCCTCGAAGACGATCGCCTCATCAACGCCCTCATCCCCCTCTTCACCGACCGCTCCACGTAA